TCCCGGATCAGGACCAGGCGCCGGCCCTGGATCACGTGGGACCACCAGAGGCTTCGCCGGGACAGAGCGTCGAGGAGCTGGTCCAGACCAAAGATGGTGGCCAGGCCGACGAATGCGGTGGTCAGGCTGTTGTCGTCCACCACGATGCTCCGGCGAACCGCGACGGTCACCAGGAAGAGCACGATGATGTCGGAGACGGAGTAGCGGGCGAGCTCCCGGCGAGGGACGACCCGAAAGAGGGCGATCAGGAAGAGGTAGACGATCGATGCGCGAAGCGCGACCTCCCAAGGAGGGATCGTTGGCTGCCACATCCCGTGCCACGAGAAAGGACGCACGGAGGAGGAGTGCCCACACCGGCCCGGGACGGCAAGGAAGCAGGGAGGCCGTTCCCAGTTGGCCGCCAGAAGGCGGAGCTTGACGAGGCCCCCCCGTCCGGGGGACGACGGAACATGCCCATTCGACAGGACGGCGAGCTTCGTCGTGGCCGGACGATCCGGATCCTCATGGCGGGATCCGCTCTGGCGTTCCTCCTTTGCGCGGGATGTGCCTCGGTGAAGCCGGTGCCGATGTCCTCGCCGCGCGAGGACGTGGTCTCCCTGCGCTTCGATTGGGCCCCGGGGGAGGCGGCGCAGGTCGAGGTGAGCCGCTCGCTGCAGGGATCCGAGGGCAGGGACGAGCTGGTCTTGCGCTACGGACTCCAGGTCGAGTCCGGCGGCGACGGCGGGCTCCGCGTCCAGCGCAAGAACGTGAAGATCGACGCGATGCCCACGCTTCGGGATCCGCGGCTCGCGGAGATGATCGCCAAGGAGCTCGCCCAGCCCGATTGGCGGGTGAACTCCCTCGGAAACCTGGTGGGGATCGACGAGCCCACGCGGGCCCAGGCCACGGCGGCCTCGCTCCTGGGGCGCCTGGCGAAGACGGGGGAGATCCCCGAGGCGCTCCGGGGAAGGCTCCTGGGCCTCTTCGGCGACGAGGGGCTGCGGCGGCGCGCCGCTGGCGACTGGGACGAGCTGGTGGGCCTATGGGCCGGCGGCGACCTCGAGGTCGGGCGCGTCTACCAGCTCCGGGATCGGCTCGCGATCGACGGGCTGGGCGGAATCGGCCTCGAGATGCTCTACGAGATCGTGCTGACCGGCCGGGTCCCCTGCGCCGCGGGAGAGCGGCCCGACGGCTGCGTGCAGCTCGAGATCACCGCGTCGCCCGAGCCCGACCAGCGCGGGCGCCTCCTGGCCTTCATCTCCACGATCTTTCCGTTCCCCGCGAGGGCCATCGAGATCGAGGAGCGGGTCACGCTGGTGACGGAGGCCTCGGGCCTCCGGCCTCGTCGGCTCCACGCCAGGCACTCGCTGATCGTGCCCTTCCTGGCGGAGGGGGAGGGAGGCGCGCCCGCTCCGTTCGAGCAGATCGAGGAGCGGCAGGTCTCGTTTGCTTGGAGTAGACCCCAAGCAGACTGACGTCAGTGTGCGTCGCTGGGCTCGACGGGCTTGCCGCAGCTTCGGCAGAAGCGGGCGTCCGTCGGGAGGGGTTCACCGCAGCTCGAACAGGTCTGCTCGGCGGTTGCCGCGGAGCGCGAGTGCTCCTTTGCACCGCCTTCGCCTTCGTGCGGCGAAGGGAGGAGTGGCTTCTCGCCGGCGCCCTCTTCCTCCATTCCTCGGGCGATCCGGTTGTACTCGCCAAAGAAGTAGATGGCCTGGAACACCAAGGCCACGATGCCGAGCAGCACCCAGACCGTGAGCGTGCCGACCACCCAGAGGACCACGTGGGTTCCCTTGGAGTGGAACCTTCGGGTCGGCACCTCGTACCGCTCCGCAGCCTCGTCGCGGAGGTCGATCGCCTCGTTCAGGGCGAGGGCGCCGAAGACGAGCGCCGCCGGGAAGAAGAGGAAGCTGGAGACGACGTAGGCCCAGAAGAAACCCGAGAAGCTCGAGGTGCGCCCCGCGAGCCACTCGTAGGCCTTGGTCGCCTTGTAGAAGCGATAGATCGCGTAGATCCCGAGGGTGACGATCGAGAGGAGTACGAAGGACCAGGTCGAGACCGGCTCGAGGAGCGGACCCCCCTGCTCCCGGGGCGGAGGCTGGGGCGGCTGTCCCGACGGCTTCTTCGGTCGCGGTGTTGGCTCCTCGGCCTTCGCCTCCTTCTCCTCTTTCGGCTCCCCCGGCGGTGGGGGACCCATCCCCGGCGGCGCTCGCGCCGGCTCCGGTGGCTCCATCGGCGGCTCGGTCTCACTCATGGCGACTCCTCCGGGTTCGCTCCGCGCGGGTTTGGCATCCAACTATGGATCGTGACGCCGAGCCCCTCGAGGCAACCCCGTATGGGGAGATCCTGCGGGAGTGGCCGGCCATGCGCATGCTCGACGGGAGCGTCGACCCAAGGAGGGAGCATGGAACCGGCCGCTTCGCGACCGCAGATGGCGTGGTCCAATCTGCCTGGGCGGGTGACCGAGCAGCCGAAGCGCTTCCTGGCCTGCATCGCCGCCGGGCAGCTCGCGGGCCTGGCCTTCCTGGGCTTCCTGGTGCTCGTCTATCTGGCCTTCGAGTCCGAGCGGCCGTTCGAATGGCCGGTGCGCGTCGTCGCGGGCTTTCTCCTGGGAGAGAAGGCGCTCGAGGCGCCGGATGGACTCACCTACGCCCTGGGGATCGGCGTCAACCAGCTCATCCCCGCGCTCTTCTGGTCGGCGGTCTACGCCTGGTTCGTGATGAGCCCGCGCTTCCCCACCCGGAATTCGACCTGTATCGCGCTCGGCCTCGGTATCGGCGTCCTCGCGATCGCGGTCGATGTCTACTTCATCCTGCCGCCCGGGATGACGGTGCTCCACGATCAGGACTTCTGGTGGGAGCACATCCGCCGGAGCTGGGATTGGATCGC
The Vulgatibacter incomptus DNA segment above includes these coding regions:
- a CDS encoding DUF421 domain-containing protein encodes the protein MWQPTIPPWEVALRASIVYLFLIALFRVVPRRELARYSVSDIIVLFLVTVAVRRSIVVDDNSLTTAFVGLATIFGLDQLLDALSRRSLWWSHVIQGRRLVLIRDGHPMAKGLAEAKLSLDDLLAQLRTTGRQDISDVSWAFLEKDGRVTFLFRHPKSKQKPKDKARERSDADDRVKDEDD
- a CDS encoding DUF4234 domain-containing protein; translated protein: MSETEPPMEPPEPARAPPGMGPPPPGEPKEEKEAKAEEPTPRPKKPSGQPPQPPPREQGGPLLEPVSTWSFVLLSIVTLGIYAIYRFYKATKAYEWLAGRTSSFSGFFWAYVVSSFLFFPAALVFGALALNEAIDLRDEAAERYEVPTRRFHSKGTHVVLWVVGTLTVWVLLGIVALVFQAIYFFGEYNRIARGMEEEGAGEKPLLPSPHEGEGGAKEHSRSAATAEQTCSSCGEPLPTDARFCRSCGKPVEPSDAH